The genome window TATAAAACTGAGGGAACTAGAAACAAAACCGCCAAAAGAAACCTGTTTCAAATAAAGGCCAGTTAAGTTTCTTAGTTGCaggaaaaattacattttactgtCCTTATACTGACAGCTGAAAAGATTTATACAAGAAAGATTTAGAGCTGTTGAGATGTCAATCAACCCTCTTTTAGCAGAGTCACTTTTCATACTAAGTCAGGCTTAAAATCACCCAAGGCGAATCTCTCCTGATTACACAGACATGACATTGGTAATAAATTTGTCCCATAAATCCAGGTAAGAAAACAAAGAGCTTGTTACTTAATCAAATGGTTCCGTATGTTACTCAGAATCCATGTtcctgaaaaaagaagaagctgattCGCTGTTTCAATATGTACTATACTATCTGACTGCAATAATTAAACAGTCTGCTCCCTAATGCATCATTATAGGGTCCAAGCCTCAGGTTAGACCCTTCAGCCATTTCTAAACATTACTTATGAACTCATCACAGCGCATTATTTGTAagtttattctttctttttaatcggttggccttttttttttaaaagtctcagACAAATACGTAATAAATCTGcttaatttaataattacacAGATTAGATTACAGAGAAGCAAGTTTTATTTCTGATATTAATAACtcttatctttttttcccccttgacTCAAGATTTACACTTCAATCTGACAGCAAACTTCTATGGGTTCAACACCACCGCGTACAACCGGCAGGGATGTGGGAGCACCGTATGTGAGGGGGTGGCGATACTCAAGAGGCTGTATGTGAGTGTGCTTCTCTGAGCTGCAACAAGGACAAGTGAGGCTGTTGCTCCATGACAGTGTGGTTATCAAGGCACACAAAAACCTCATGTAAATTAAGACTTGTTTAGGTTGTTCCCAAAGCAATAACAGAAGAATAACGTCCCCGTGACACAATTTAACCCTTAGTCTAACCCattggtaatttgccgtgggaataatacacaactggacatcctgggggtgtgtgtttaacaGTGTTGGTCAGATTACTTGGAAATAGTAATTAGTAACTGATTACTTCTCCAAGAAAGTAATCCagttactttactttacttattttcaaAAGTAATTTGTTACTTTACTAATTTatttacttagttacttttcaaaaacatgGTGCCCAACCTAAATATGCTCAAATAAGTCAACAtagaaaatattataaaattTGAACAAATACAATGTGTGAATGATATGTAcgatatgaaaagaaaaactgttgaTACTGTAATTTGAATAAAACAAGATATAAGATGCACATTATATGTACAGGATAATGATGAAATTGGATGCGTCATGCTGGGACCTTCCTGCACGTATGCCACATTTCAGTTAGTGGAGTGAGTATgacttcatttttctacatacacttaaaaactgcttgtttttgttgttgttgttgttgttgctgactTTTTATCCCTTGTTATGTGCCTTAGTGAAGAAATTGGCCTGAGTCTGAGCATCCCCATCATCTCTGCAGGGAGCTTTGGTCTCTCGTGTGACTATAAACCCAAACTGACTCGAATTCTGCCTCCAGCGCGAAAGATCTCAGACTTTTTCATTAAATTTATGGAGCAACCATTGGCATTCAAGACAAAATGGACGAATGTCTATATCTACAAGAAGTCCATCAATGCGACTGAGGACTGCTTCTGGTGAGCCAACACAGGCTGTAGGTGACCACTTAAGCTTCATTAGAGTGTCATCCAGCATGTGCCATTTGGTTTGCTTTGCCTCCGCAGGTACATTAATGCATTGGAAGCGCCCTCGAATAACTTTgccagacagacaaacagagagatgCTGCGCAGTGAGAGCGAGCTGAAGGACGCGCTCACCTCTACGAAAAGGCACAGCAACAGTgggtattttaatgttggtgtattagaaaataaagaacataaaattacaattttgtgccaaaacatcTCCCTGCTCCTTTCTGGTAATTGAATGTGACATTCAAATAATGTGAATTCTTTCCTACACATTATAGGATGACTGTCGTAATTGTGACAGGAAACAGCTGCTGGCTCAAATAAAGACATGTAAATCTATAGTCATCTATagtctcatttttttttctgtcttggtAGAGCAATCTGTCCATCACATTAACACTGCTGTTGTGTAAAGTGGattaaaacattacagatttaATTTTTTAGTAGTAGTACACATTTTAGCTCTATGATTTCAGCTATGAGTTACAGTGAAACAGTGCTGGAAACTCGGTATAAAACTCATTTATCcttttcagttttcattttctgtggGAGCCATGATGAGATTGTTTCCATAAAGGAGAAAGTGGGGCCAATACATCAGGACATCATGTTCATTCTCCTTGATATTTACAAGTAAGCCTGACTGTGTGTGGATAAATGAGAGCATAGTGTCTAATGTGTGGAAGTAATGCTGTTGACATTGAAACCTTTTACCTTCCTCCAGTCCTGATTATTATGTCAACTCAACGTCTGCTGAGATGATGCAGGACGTCCTGGTGGTCACTCTGCCACCGAGGAACTACACCATGGGATCAAACTCGACATACAACAACACAGTGAGCTGCAACTCATAAACAGCACTGTGCTGGTCAAAGCAGCTGGGCTTTAAGAGTCTGACTTGGTCTCTGTTTTCTGTCCAAACTAATGTGCAGATCAATGACTATGTGGCTGGGTATCATGATGGCACTCTGCTGTTTGGCAAAGTGCTCAGAGAGAGAATGCTCAGCCAGCAACACAGCAGGGGATCTGATGATGTGCCTCTGAGCGACAACCCGCTAGGAAACATCTCCTTTAACGGTACgtacacatttaatttaatgtctgttctgttttcttttcgtCTCTTGTTTACATAGTTTGTAACGTGCTGGTATTATGTGAGGGTAAAAACGTAAGAGACAAACAAAGTGGTTTTTTTGGTaaattaatattgttattaatcCTTAGCTCTCAcaaggtgcacccttggtaatttgcagtgggaataatacacaactatggacatcctgggggtgtgtgtttataggtcacatattccagttttaaaaaaatgcatttttttccgtcttcttatgtgctgttgagtcaaagttatgactcattttattatcgcatttttagtagggatataaagtagcgataattgtgcagaagtcacaaaatagatgtaatagacatttttacattttgagtactttttgctcaggtgtgtttatatagttaaaaatagtcaaaattaattgttttttttcatcagattatcTAGgttataagacactctatattacacatttttatagcttctgtatatactgtatgttacgaataaaaaaaagcagctgaaatgctctgtgttctaaaggtTAAAGACAAGTGGTTCCAAACGTGTTTTCAGCGTTCACTTTAGAAGATGTCACTCACCTTAGATTGACCAAGCAAAACATGaaccaaacaaaacattgtCCTTTTATTGACTTGTTCTGATATCAACATCGTTTTTAGCTGAATCTAATTACATTGTTCACGTTGTCAtctctctgttgtgtgtgtgtgtgtgtgtatgtttgtgtgtctgctgaaAGCAGGTATGGCAGGAAATTATGTGCTTGATGAGTACGGTGACAGAGATGCTAACTTTTCTATTATCTACACATCCCACGTCACTAAAAAGGTGAGGCTACTCTCCGCTCCGTGGGTTGTACAGTCAGAGTTTGAGATATTTAGATATGTTTTGTACTTTGCTGGAGTCGCTCTAGAGGTGAACATTTGTGTCTCTCTACAGTATACAACACTGCTGATGTTTGATACCTCGCGGAATGAATCCAATGTGGTTGACAAAAACCCATTCCTGCCTTGGAAAAACGGTGTGCTGCCCCATGACGTGCCAGAAAATCCACAAAGTAATACTCACTGATATCGATCAGCCCATATTTAGCTTTCTTCTGTGAGGTTGAGAAAATTGCAGGGAGcaaaacatcaaaatcaaaACGATGTCACGATGACAGTGTCTGTATGCCAGCTGACACTCTTACAGTAACAACAACATGTGTGTGCTTCCAGGTTTGAGTTTGCAGGACGTGATTGTAATCGTTCTGAGTATCAGTGTCGTCGTGGTGACAGCCATTGCGCTCATCTTCTACAGGTAGagatgggacacacacacacacacacacacatactgtacatacacagacatattctttaaaagtgatttctCACTTTTTCCAGCTTTTTGCTTAACCCTTAttgctcacgtggcacagatctTTGCCTCttgtgcacccttggtaaattgccatgggaataatacacaactcctgatatggacatcctgggtgtgtgtgtttataggtcacatattcaggctttaaaaaatgcgttttattcgtcttcttatgtgctgtcgagtcaaagttatgatttgttttaaatctcatttgagtagtagtgataattgtgcagaagtcacaaaataaatgtgccaagtgaactttgaactgcaacacatttccaaatttcacaaattcaatccgattttaaacattttgagcactTTGTACTCAGGTGtggtgaaattgaaaaaaacacaactctatattcttatagcctctataCTATACGTTTaaacacagtaatggaaaaaagagtcagaaaacgccctgtgttctaagggttgaAATAGTCTGGCTTAACTACTCAAAATAATGCTTAGGTTTCACAGAAATGGtagaaaaaaagagtaaaatcaTGCCATCATGCTCTTGTCATGATCGTATGGTTTGTCATTGTGTCATAAAGTACAGAGATTTTTAGGAGAAGTGGAAAATTGCGAACACTCAAAAAACAGGAGAATGGGACAGCAGTCaattctctcgctctctcactctctctctctctgtgtgtgcgtgcacattttgcatgtttgtgtgtggaaataCCATCAGGCAGAACAGGAAAGAGCGTCTTATGCAGAAGAAGTGGTCTCACATTGACCCTCACCTGATCGGTCCACTGGATCAGAAGGAGGTGTCACTGAAGGTAAACAGCCTCAAGCACGAACTGCTTACTCTGTTCCATTACTtttatcatgtcatgtcatgtatgTCATTGCATGCCCTATTGTAAAGTGTTACTGATCATTTTAGGAAGTGTCCACCAACAACCTTTATAGAATAATAACATTTGAGGCTATTGAGTTGATACTATAAGGAAATGCTGTGTGAACAATGGAGTAATCAAattgtctgcgtgtgtgtatgtaacaGATTGATGAAGATAAAAGGAAGGACagcacttttttctctcatcgAGGATGCTATGACAAAAAGgtaccaacaaaaaaaaatcaatcaatcaatatttaGTTGTGCAAAGggaatcaataaaaataaataaaatgttcatgtCAAGCCTTTTTGCACAGTGTtggagtgtgttttctttcatttcttcagCCAGTGATCCTAAAAGAGCTGAAACACACAGATGGGGACTTCTCTGAGGACCAGAGGATTGAACTTAACACTGTAAGGCAGCTCCATATTTATACCAATCTCAACATTGGAACATTTGGACCTAGTTTTAATCCTGTCgtccttctttgtgtttttgtttttcagctgctgCGGATCGACTATTACAACCTGACCAAGTTCTATGGCACGGTGAAGTTTGAGTACGGTCTGTTTGGGGTGTTTGAGCTGTGTCAGCGCGGCTCCCTCAGAGTAAGAGCCGAATGCCACAGTCTCCAGTGCAGACAAACCAACCACTATTTCAAGATGGTTCTATTTCTGTTCCCACGTGTTTCTTGTTAGTTTGCTTCTAAGGTCCTGTGTGCAACTTTCACGAGGGTTCATTGACAATTATTGAAAATACtgcccataagtatgtttgtgtgagtgcatcatttatgtgtttgtgtgtgtgtatgcctgACTGTCGAGGGCCAGAAGAGAGAAACATACTGTAGGTCTAATCAGGATCGCAGTGATTGACTGTTCTTTACTGCTCAGTCTATCTCAGCCAATCACGTATGACACTGACAGCATGAGCAGGTGTGTTGTCTAATTTCACATATCCATGTGTTTCTGTCCCCAGTACATTCTGAAAGACAGGATCTCGTACCCAGACGAAACATTTATGGATATGGAATTTAAGATATCAGTCATGTACGACATAGCGAAGGTTTGTGAAACGTTTATTCCAGTTTTATTAACAGTACTTCATGACTGCAAGTTCAAATGTGACTGCATGTTTCCCCAGTGaatatcaaacacacacataatgacaCAGCAAAGTCCGGGACTACAGCGTTTTCTCCCTTTTTAATCTCCTATAGGGCATGTCATATCTCCACTCCAGTAATATTGCGGTGCATGGACGCCTCAAATCCACCAACTGTGTAGTTGACAACCGCATGGTGGTCAAGATCACTGACTTTGGCTGCCACACAATCTTGAGCCCAGGAAGAGGTGAGTTTTTCTTCTGAGATTACTGAGTCAGATTAGTAA of Solea solea chromosome 16, fSolSol10.1, whole genome shotgun sequence contains these proteins:
- the gucy2ca gene encoding guanylyl cyclase C, whose product is MCSRHRILSGTRKIPGLKMHCSHSLLYLGVLIMAVTANKMLDDCLSSKHKYIINVVLLEDNTYDWSRPLVQEAVEDAIHKDTLENIRHDLHFNLTANFYGFNTTAYNRQGCGSTVCEGVAILKRLYDNDEIGCVMLGPSCTYATFQLVDEEIGLSLSIPIISAGSFGLSCDYKPKLTRILPPARKISDFFIKFMEQPLAFKTKWTNVYIYKKSINATEDCFWYINALEAPSNNFARQTNREMLRSESELKDALTSTKRHSNIFIFCGSHDEIVSIKEKVGPIHQDIMFILLDIYNPDYYVNSTSAEMMQDVLVVTLPPRNYTMGSNSTYNNTINDYVAGYHDGTLLFGKVLRERMLSQQHSRGSDDVPLSDNPLGNISFNGMAGNYVLDEYGDRDANFSIIYTSHVTKKYTTLLMFDTSRNESNVVDKNPFLPWKNGVLPHDVPENPQSLSLQDVIVIVLSISVVVVTAIALIFYRQNRKERLMQKKWSHIDPHLIGPLDQKEVSLKIDEDKRKDSTFFSHRGCYDKKPVILKELKHTDGDFSEDQRIELNTLLRIDYYNLTKFYGTVKFEYGLFGVFELCQRGSLRYILKDRISYPDETFMDMEFKISVMYDIAKGMSYLHSSNIAVHGRLKSTNCVVDNRMVVKITDFGCHTILSPGRDLWTAPEHLRKGGVSQKGDVYSYAIIGHEIMMRRDPFYTQHCSNTTEKLYRVQYPCDMTVFRPDLNFEGASEQEIELYVLIKNCWEEDPERRPDFKRIEVALGKIFSNLHNQATETYMDNLIRRLQNYSRTLEHLVEERTSLYKAERDRADHLNFMLLPRPVVRSLKETGRVEPELFEEVTVYFSDIVGFTTLCHYSTPMEVVDMLNDIYKNFDSILDHHDVYKVETIGDAYMVASGLPKRNGNRHAVDIAHMALDILAFVGTFELQHLPGIPLWIRIGVHSGPCAAGVVGNKMPRYCLFGDTVNTASRMESTGLPLRIHVSQSTIRILQRTDCKFEYEKRGETYLKGKGKEMTYWLTGVTGGKYNLPTPPTAENFQRLQQDLADMIVSSLEKRGAGRESFEKRKTLSTKVRHRERGSSVQSDGQPEYFHLAVTDNPSTYL